A single Neosynechococcus sphagnicola sy1 DNA region contains:
- the dxs gene encoding 1-deoxy-D-xylulose-5-phosphate synthase — protein sequence MHLSEITHPNQLHGLSIQQLEQIARQIREKHLQTVAASGGHLGPGLGVVELTLALYQTLDLDRDRVTWDVGHQAYPHKLITGRYHQFHTLRQKDGVAGYLKRSESPFDHFGAGHASTSISAALGMALARDARGETFKVAAIIGDGALTGGMALEAINHAGHLPKTNLLVVLNDNEMSISPNVGAIPRYLNKLRLSPPVQFLADNLEEQFKHLPFVGDSLSPELGRIKEGMKRLAVPKVGAVFEELGFTYMGPVDGHNIEELITTFRQAHQQTGPVLVHVATVKGKGYEIAERDQVGYHAQSPFNLATGKAIPSSKPKPPSYAKVFGETLLSLARENPKIMGITAAMATGTGLDILQAKLPQQYIDVGIAEQHAVTLAAGMTCEGMRPVVTIYSTFLQRAYDQVVHDVCIQKLPVFFCMDRAGIVGADGPTHQGMYDIAYLRCLPNMVLMAPKDEAELQQMIVTGIEYTDGPIALRYPRGNGYGVPLMDEGWQPLPIGKGEILRHGDDLLLVAYGSMVYPALQVAELLGEHGIAATVVNARFAKPLDTELILPLAQRIGRVVTLEEGCLIGGFGTAIAEALLDNNILVPVTRLGIPDQLVEHATPEQSKATLGLTSAQIAEQLLKLQIVQPAEVSC from the coding sequence TCGATCGCGATCGGGTGACGTGGGATGTGGGGCACCAAGCCTATCCCCACAAATTGATTACGGGTCGCTATCACCAGTTTCACACCCTGCGCCAAAAAGATGGGGTGGCTGGCTATCTCAAGCGCAGTGAAAGTCCCTTTGATCACTTTGGGGCCGGCCATGCTTCCACCAGTATTTCCGCAGCCCTGGGCATGGCCTTGGCCAGAGATGCGAGGGGAGAAACCTTTAAAGTGGCGGCGATCATTGGCGATGGTGCCCTCACGGGTGGCATGGCGCTAGAAGCCATCAACCATGCGGGACATTTACCAAAAACCAACCTCCTGGTGGTTCTCAATGACAATGAGATGTCGATTTCACCGAATGTGGGGGCGATTCCTCGCTATTTAAATAAACTGCGCCTCAGCCCCCCGGTGCAGTTCCTCGCCGATAACCTCGAGGAGCAGTTCAAACACCTGCCCTTTGTTGGCGATTCCCTGTCCCCTGAGTTGGGTCGGATCAAGGAGGGGATGAAACGCTTAGCCGTGCCCAAAGTTGGGGCGGTGTTTGAAGAATTAGGGTTTACCTACATGGGGCCTGTCGATGGTCACAACATTGAGGAATTAATCACCACCTTCCGGCAAGCCCACCAGCAAACAGGGCCAGTGTTGGTGCATGTCGCCACCGTTAAAGGCAAGGGATACGAGATCGCCGAGCGCGACCAGGTGGGCTACCATGCCCAATCGCCGTTCAATCTAGCTACCGGGAAAGCCATTCCCTCCAGCAAACCGAAACCCCCCAGCTACGCCAAGGTCTTTGGCGAAACCCTGCTAAGTCTGGCTCGAGAAAATCCCAAGATCATGGGAATTACCGCCGCCATGGCAACCGGAACCGGGCTGGACATCTTACAAGCCAAATTACCCCAGCAGTACATTGACGTTGGCATTGCGGAGCAGCACGCTGTCACCTTAGCAGCGGGAATGACCTGTGAAGGCATGCGTCCGGTGGTGACAATCTATTCCACTTTTTTGCAACGGGCCTATGACCAGGTGGTTCACGATGTTTGCATTCAAAAGCTGCCCGTCTTTTTCTGTATGGATCGAGCCGGGATTGTGGGAGCGGATGGCCCAACCCATCAAGGCATGTACGACATTGCCTATCTGCGCTGCCTACCCAACATGGTGCTCATGGCCCCCAAGGACGAGGCGGAACTCCAACAAATGATCGTCACGGGGATTGAATACACGGATGGGCCGATTGCCCTCCGCTATCCTCGGGGCAACGGCTATGGGGTGCCCCTGATGGATGAAGGTTGGCAGCCCCTGCCGATTGGCAAGGGGGAAATCCTACGTCATGGCGACGATCTCCTGCTGGTAGCCTACGGCTCCATGGTCTATCCTGCCCTCCAGGTTGCTGAACTTCTGGGTGAGCATGGCATTGCCGCCACCGTCGTCAATGCCCGATTTGCCAAGCCCCTGGATACGGAGTTGATTCTCCCCTTGGCTCAACGGATTGGGCGAGTGGTCACTCTGGAAGAAGGGTGCTTGATCGGTGGCTTTGGCACGGCGATCGCAGAGGCATTGCTAGACAACAATATTTTGGTGCCTGTGACTCGTCTGGGCATTCCCGACCAATTGGTGGAACATGCGACCCCCGAACAATCAAAGGCAACTCTGGGTCTAACGAGTGCCCAAATTGCTGAACAACTGTTGAAATTGCAGATTGTGCAGCCTGCTGAAGTCAGCTGTTAA
- the psb32 gene encoding photosystem II repair protein Psb32: protein MVVKAPLTGMVMKPHCSRQPSWKTWLQSCLRSMVLLAFAAQMFLMTPAHATSVSEIGPLPADDANWVVDQGEVLSRITEGSLSQELRDLAQRTGYQVRVVTIHRLDYGETPASFARQLLTQWFPTADAQGKQAVLVLDTVTNGAALQTGTAVQSILPAAIAQSIVSENLAVPLRQSRYNQGLQDASHRLVAILSGQPDPGPPQVQEIVQVEGTFAKAEDTKSHAISATIWVVGLLIAATVIPMATYYFYLFLQSR, encoded by the coding sequence ATGGTGGTAAAAGCTCCTCTAACAGGCATGGTGATGAAACCGCATTGCTCCCGACAACCCTCTTGGAAAACCTGGCTCCAGTCGTGCTTACGCTCCATGGTGTTGCTGGCATTTGCGGCACAAATGTTTCTGATGACACCTGCCCATGCCACCAGTGTGAGTGAGATCGGGCCCCTGCCCGCCGATGATGCCAACTGGGTGGTAGATCAAGGAGAGGTGTTGAGCCGGATTACCGAGGGAAGTCTCAGTCAAGAGCTGAGGGATCTGGCGCAGCGAACCGGTTATCAAGTGCGGGTGGTCACAATTCACCGCCTTGACTATGGTGAAACCCCCGCCAGTTTTGCCCGCCAATTATTGACCCAATGGTTCCCCACCGCCGATGCCCAAGGGAAACAGGCCGTGTTGGTGTTGGACACAGTGACCAATGGAGCAGCCCTGCAAACCGGGACAGCAGTACAGTCAATCTTGCCAGCGGCGATCGCCCAGAGCATCGTTTCAGAAAACCTGGCCGTACCTCTGAGGCAAAGTCGTTACAATCAGGGACTTCAGGATGCTAGTCACCGTTTGGTTGCGATTCTATCGGGGCAACCCGATCCCGGCCCGCCCCAGGTACAGGAAATCGTCCAGGTGGAAGGTACCTTTGCCAAGGCAGAAGACACTAAATCCCATGCCATCAGTGCCACGATTTGGGTGGTGGGACTGTTAATTGCAGCAACGGTAATTCCTATGGCGACCTACTATTTTTACCTGTTTCTCCAGTCCCGCTAG